In Pseudomonas sp. PDNC002, the DNA window ACCGGTCTGCCCGGCCAGCTTGCAGCGGGCGACGATGTGCACGGTGTCTTCACCCTCGGCGTTCAGCTCGACCTTGACGCTGGTGAGCAGCAGCGGGTGGCACAGCGGGATCAGTTCATGGGTCTTCTTGGCTGCCTGGATGCCGGCGATGCGCGCCACGGCGAACACGTCGCCCTTGGGGTGGCCGCCGTCCTGGATCAGCTTGAGGGTATCCGGGAGCATGCGCACCCGGGCTTCGGCCACGGCTTCACGGGAGGTCACGGCTTTTTCGGTGACATCGACCATGTTGGCGCGGCCCTGGGAATCGAGATGGGTCAGCACGGGTGGGAACTCTCCGGAGAATCAGGGGAACAGTTTAACCCCGACACGCGGGGCTGGCAGACCGGCGAGCGGCGCGTTGGGGGGAGGATTGTATACAAGAAGAGGTATGCGCGGGCTAGCGCCGGCGTCGCCGGGGTTCGCGAGCAAGGACTGGGCGTCCCCCTCGTTCCTACAGGTCCGGCGCGACATGCTCTGGTAGGAGCGAGCTTGCTCGCGAACAAAGAGCATCCGGCTGACGACTCGGCCTCCCGCTCTACCCAACAGTCCCCTCTCCCGCTTGCGGGGGAGGGTTAGGGAGGGGGAGCGGCCCTGGCATGGGGGAGCAAGTTCGAACACCACCGCCCTCTCCCCAGCCCTCTCCCTGAAGGGAGAGGGGTTGTCTGGAGCGGGAGGAGGAATCGGCAGAAGCCGGTTGTCGTGTGTCGATTACATGTGCGCTTCGGCGAACTCCGCCAGCACCGAGCGCGGCACCCCTTGCAGGGTCACGTGCACGCCGTGGGGGAAGTCCTTGAAGCGTTCGGTCAGGTAGGTCAGGCCGGAGCTGGTGGCCGACAGGTAGGGGGTATCGATCTGCGCCAGGTTACCCAGGCAGACCACCTTCGAACCGTTGCCCGCGCGGGTGATGATGGTCTTCATCTGGTGCGGCGTCAGGTTCTGGCACTCGTCGATCAGGATCAGGCTCTGCTGGAAGCTGCGGCCGCGGATGTAGTTCAGCGATTTGAACTGCAGCGGCACCTTGCTGAGGATGTAGTCGACGCTGCCATGGGTGCACTCATCATCCGAATGCAGCGCCTCGAGGTTGTCGGTGATCGCGCCGAGCCAGGGCTCCATTTTCTCCGCCTCGGTGCCGGGCAGGAAGCCGATGTCCTCGTCCAGGCCCTGCACGCTGCGAGTCGCGATGATGCGCTTGTAGCGTTTAGTGACCATGGTCTGTTCGATGGCGGCGGCCAGCGCCAGGATGGTCTTGCCCGAGCCGGCGGCGCCGGACAGGTTGACCAGGTGGATGTCCGGATCCAGCAGCGCGTACAGCGCCAGCGACTGGTACACATCGCGCGGACGCAGGCCCCAGGCTTCCTGGTGCAACAGCGGCTCCTGGTGCAGGTCGAGGATAGTCAGCTCGTCCTGGTCGATGCCCTTGATCCAGCCGACGAACCCCTGCTCATCGACGATGAACTCGTTGATGTGCACCGCCGGCAGGTTGTCGGTGAGTTGCACGCGGTGCCAGGTACGACCGCGGTCCTGGCGGGTCTCCACCTTGCTGACGCGGTCCCAGAACGATCCGCTGAGCGAGTGGTAGCCACGCGACAGCAGGTTGATGTCATCGACCAGTTGGTCGGTGTGGTAGTCCTCGGCGAATACCCCGCACGCACGCGCCTTCAGGCGCATGTTGATGTCCTTGGTGACCAGTACCACGCGCTTGCTGCTATGGCGACTCTTCAGCTCCACCAGCTGGTTGATGATCTTGTTGTCGTTGAGGTGCTCGGGCAGCCAGGTGATCGGCTCGGCGCGCTTGCTCATGAGGATCGACAGGCTGCCGCAGGGGCCGCTCTTGCCACGCTGGATGGGAACCCCATCCTCTACTTGCTCCGGAGAGGCTTCGCCCAGTACCGAGTCGATCAGACGGATCGCCTGGCGGCACTCCGCGGCCACGGTGTGCTTTCCGGTCTTGAGCTTGTCCAGCTCCTCCAGCACCGTCATCGGGATGGCGACGTGGTGCTCCTGGAAGTTCAGCAAGGCGTTGGGATCGTGGATCAGAACGTTCGTATCGAGGACGTACAGGGTGGGCTGGGTGGGGCGGGAGCGTCCGTGGTCATCCATACGCGGTTCACCTCTTGTGGGGGCGTTCGACGGAATGCCGCTACAGCGCTCCGCCGTGCTGTGAACCACCGGCTCTCGAAGCCTGGGATCAGGGCAGGCATCGAGAGAACTGCATGAAGAGGACGGGCCGGGCCGGGGCCGCCACCTGTCTGCAGGGTTCGGCGGTCTACATCTCAAGAAATACAGGAAAAAACATGACGATAAAAAGTCTTTTTCCTTCTCAGGAACCTTTTTTTCGTCGTACGACGAAATACCTTGGCGGGGGCTTCCGAGAGCGCTAGCTTTAAGAGTCCCACCCCCGGCAATTCCTCCTGCTTTTTTCCGTGTCCCCGCCGCAGCCCTCACTGAAGACCACCACCACAAGCCGGTTCATGGGGCATCCAGCCGCTTCCTTATAGGAGCTCCGACCGAGATCGTCCTCCCTCGGTCGCAATCCACCCTCGATCGACCAATGCTAATCGTCCCCATAGGTGGAGCCGCGCCGCGCGAATCCCTACAATCGCCGCTCGCTTGTAGGAGACCGCACGATGCTGATGGTGATTTCCCCCGCCAAGACCCTGGACTACGACACCGCGCCGGCCACCCAGCGCTTCACCCAGCCCGAGCACCTGGACGATGCCCAGGAACTGATCGGCATCCTGCGGGAACTGGCCCCGGCGCAGATCGCCGAGCTGATGCACCTGTCGGACAAGCTGGCCGGCCTGAACGCCGCGCGCTTCGGCAGCTGGCACCCGGACTTCACTCCGGCCAACGCCAAGCAGGCGCTGCTGGCCTTCAAGGGCGATGTCTACACCGGCATGCAGGCCGAGGACTTCAGCGAAGACGACTTCGATTTCGCCCAGCAGCACTTGCGCATGCTTTCCGGCCTTTATGGCGTGCTGCGGCCGCTGGACCTGATGCAGCCCTACCGCCTGGAGATGGGCACCAAGCTGGCCAACGCCCGCGGCAAGGACCTCTACGCCTTCTGGGGCGAGCGCATCAGCACCTGGCTGAACGAGTCCCTGGCCGAACAGGGCGATGACGTGCTGCTGAACCTGGCTTCCAACGAGTACTTCGGCGCGGTGAAGCGCAAGGCCCTGAACGCGCGGGTGATCGACACCGAGTTCAAGGACCTGAAGAACGGCCAGTACAAGATCATCAGCTTCTACGCCAAGAAGGCCCGCGGCATGATGGCGCGCTACGTGATCAAGGAACGCCTGAGCAATCCGGAAGGCCTGAAAGACTTCAACTACGCGGGTTACGCCTACAGCGCCGAGCACTCCAAACAGGACCAGTTGGTGTTCCTGCGCGACCACGCCGACGACTGATCCATTCCCGCCTGCACTGAACGGGGGCCCTTCCGATGGAAGAAAGGCCCCCGTTTTCGTTTCCGCCCCTGCCGCTTCGCCTCTGTTTCGCCCCTGAAATCGACGTTGATCTCAATTGGCCTGTAAGCCATCGACCATGGAACTGCACGGTCACGGGTGCCTGAGCTGTACGTTTCCTGCTCAAAACACCCCCGAATGCCCCTACGGCGAAAATGGTCAAAATGACCGTTCGTCTGCTTCAGGAATATTCGTGAGAAATTTTTTCGGCCATCCGAACCGACCGGATGGATGGAAATCGTCCTGATTCGCTCCTGCCCTTGTAATCCATTGGCCATTAACAGCCTTTGGCCATGACATGCATTTCACGATTGCAGATTGCAATAGAGAAAGCTGAACGGCAGCTGAACGAATGTCTTACCGACGATACACGGTCGTTTTTAACAAAAAATTCAATGGAACTTTCCCACACCATGCACTTTGCACTGGGAAGACCAGATCGCGAATGGCCATTAATCCAGTATCAAGTGATATCAATTGGATATTTCAAATCATTTCCGAGGCGGGATGAGCGGAAGGAACTAACCGCATTTCGGATAAATCCTATTTGCGCAACGACCATCGATGGCGACGCAAAAGTGCCTCGATGAGAAATTGGAGATTAGGTTCCAAGGTTATTTCGATTAGCGATCAGCGATTGAATCAATCACCTAACCCAATGAAAAAACTGAACTTTTCAGATGACGAGGCAATCATCTAACCAGACTTGAGCACGCCAGGACGGAGAACGCACCAACTTTGCCATCCGCCTGAAACATAACAGGGCAACTATTCAAAGTTTGCCCCAAGACTGTGCTCGAAAGTTTAGCAATCGATTCCCATGCCTGCCTGGAAGGAAGTACGGAAGAACTCGAAAGAGCATCTTCCGAGGGTTCACTCAACCTGAATAAAGCGCCCTTCGGGGCACCCTTTAAAACGCCCACGGGCAACTTAAACAGTTCGACCATTGAAGAGGTGAATGC includes these proteins:
- the moaC gene encoding cyclic pyranopterin monophosphate synthase MoaC; protein product: MLTHLDSQGRANMVDVTEKAVTSREAVAEARVRMLPDTLKLIQDGGHPKGDVFAVARIAGIQAAKKTHELIPLCHPLLLTSVKVELNAEGEDTVHIVARCKLAGQTGVEMEALTAASVAALTIYDMCKAVDRGMTIESVRLLEKLGGKSGHYVADESVAGDTP
- a CDS encoding PhoH family protein → MDDHGRSRPTQPTLYVLDTNVLIHDPNALLNFQEHHVAIPMTVLEELDKLKTGKHTVAAECRQAIRLIDSVLGEASPEQVEDGVPIQRGKSGPCGSLSILMSKRAEPITWLPEHLNDNKIINQLVELKSRHSSKRVVLVTKDINMRLKARACGVFAEDYHTDQLVDDINLLSRGYHSLSGSFWDRVSKVETRQDRGRTWHRVQLTDNLPAVHINEFIVDEQGFVGWIKGIDQDELTILDLHQEPLLHQEAWGLRPRDVYQSLALYALLDPDIHLVNLSGAAGSGKTILALAAAIEQTMVTKRYKRIIATRSVQGLDEDIGFLPGTEAEKMEPWLGAITDNLEALHSDDECTHGSVDYILSKVPLQFKSLNYIRGRSFQQSLILIDECQNLTPHQMKTIITRAGNGSKVVCLGNLAQIDTPYLSATSSGLTYLTERFKDFPHGVHVTLQGVPRSVLAEFAEAHM
- the yaaA gene encoding peroxide stress protein YaaA, which produces MLMVISPAKTLDYDTAPATQRFTQPEHLDDAQELIGILRELAPAQIAELMHLSDKLAGLNAARFGSWHPDFTPANAKQALLAFKGDVYTGMQAEDFSEDDFDFAQQHLRMLSGLYGVLRPLDLMQPYRLEMGTKLANARGKDLYAFWGERISTWLNESLAEQGDDVLLNLASNEYFGAVKRKALNARVIDTEFKDLKNGQYKIISFYAKKARGMMARYVIKERLSNPEGLKDFNYAGYAYSAEHSKQDQLVFLRDHADD